From the Labrus mixtus chromosome 10, fLabMix1.1, whole genome shotgun sequence genome, the window TTTTCCCAGTCGGTATAAATCTTTATAGTTACgctatgaaaaaaaagtatgtttgtaAGGAACCTGTTCAGCTGGAAACCTTTTTGACCGTCTCTTAACTCCTTACGTGGGCAACATGGCTACTGAAGCTAGCAAAACACAACCACGTGAAATCGTATCTACCTTTAAAGCTGAAGTCTTTATTGAAGTCTCATCTATAAACgtataaaatgtgtctttttatgtAAAGCTATGGTTTACGGCTTCTGAAACGTTACTTACCTTACCTACTTCGTTGAATAGCTGACGGGTTTTCCCACAGGGGGGCAGCAGTACTCAAACAGACCCCAGTGCTGCTCAATATATTGAACTGTATGAGGGACAGAAAATGActaaagtgtaaataaataaataaatgttgggagaaatgcatacaagaatgtataaataattaaataaatgcatcaatataTAAATAGAACTGATGCTTGCCATATAGTGAGATAATAAGTATTGCATGCATTAAAAATCAGTCTCCCCCCTCACTCATGTATCCTGAAGGAATGAGGGAAGGTCTCTATAGAGTGGGATTTGATGTGTGGTGTAATAATAAgtgattgttttgtgtttcaggtccaGGCCGATGGTGCTGATGAAGGCTGTGTGACATTTGTGCTGCATGATGAAGACCATACACTGGGCAACTCCCTCAGATATATGATTATGAAGACGTCAGTTTCACGTTTTGTTCTCTAACTTCAGCTGAAGTAGACTTTTTAAATCTCAATTTCTCTTCCATTTCTTTGATACCCTTCTGACTattttaataatcaaatccTAAGATAATTATCTGctcattgtttttcttcctaGTCTGTTATGGTCTACTGGGATCAGTTGATATTGGAAAGATTGTAATAACACTGAAACAGCTCCACCCATTTGAAGCAAAACATTGATGATAATCTCCATTGTTGCTATCATCTCTCTGTTTTCCATCAGTGTGGATGTGGATTTCTGTGGCTACACCATCACTCATCCCTCTGAGAGCAAGATCAACTTTCGCATTCAGACACGAGGTGAGAGACACCCTGTAACtcccagcatctttttttcctctctcttcttgcaTTCCAGGTCAGTTTATCCGTGCGTTCATGCAGTGGACATCTAGAGAGTCAACATTTAGTGGTTATAAAACAGAGGAAACATGCTGATTGGAGTCTGGTGCGTTCAATTTGACCACTCAACCAAACAAGAAGAGCTGGTGGAACAGAAACATCTGTCATCAGCTCTGGTCAAATTGccctaaaaacatcagcttCATCACATGAAAGACTGAGATAacagatagtttttttttgttgttcaaacTAAGGATTGGGATGCTTGTGGGACATCAAGAAACAACAATT encodes:
- the polr1d gene encoding DNA-directed RNA polymerases I and III subunit RPAC2, encoding MAGEGEKKPVLEMVQADGADEGCVTFVLHDEDHTLGNSLRYMIMKTVDVDFCGYTITHPSESKINFRIQTRGGLPATEPLRRGLNELNDVCQHVLNTFQARVNEFKDGLEQPME